From a region of the Pongo pygmaeus isolate AG05252 chromosome 5, NHGRI_mPonPyg2-v2.0_pri, whole genome shotgun sequence genome:
- the KLHDC3 gene encoding kelch domain-containing protein 3 isoform X1, translated as MLRWTVHLEGGPRRVNHAAVAVGHRVYSFGGYCSGEDYETLRQIDVHIFNAVSLRWTKLPPVKSAIRGQAPVVPYMRYGHSTVLIDDTVLLWGGRNDTEGACNVLYAFDVNTHKWFTPRVSGTVPGARDGHSACVLGKIMYIFGGYEQQADCFSNDIHKLDTSTMTWTLICTKGNPARWRDFHSATMLGSHMYVFGGRADRFGPFHSNNEIYCNRIRVFDTRTEAWLDCPPTPVLPEGRRSHSAFGYNGELYIFGGYNARLNRHFHDLWKFNPVSFTWKKIEPKGKGPCPRRRQCCCIVGDKIVLFGGTSPSPEEGLGDEFDLIDHSDLHILDFSPSLKTLCKLAVIQYNLDQSCLPHDIRYSEWLEGRDWGRVSEQHRCDLISLVSVWRRQTFLFCWRYSVLVGNEMEGGELTAII; from the exons ATGTTACGGTGGACAGTGCACCTGGAGGGCGGGCCCCGCAGGGTGAACCATGCTGCAGTGGCTGTCGGGCATCGGGTATACTCCTTCGGGGGTTACTGCTCTGGTGAAGACTATGAGACACTGCGTCAGATAGATGTGCACATTTTCAATGCAG TGTCCTTGCGTTGGACAAAGCTGCCCCCGGTGAAGTCTGCCATCCGTGGGCAAGCTCCTGTGGTACCCTACATGCGCTATGGACACTCAACCGTCCTCATCGACGACACGGTCCTCCTTTGGGGCGGGCGGAATGACACCGAAGGGGCCTGCAATGTGCTCTATGCCTTTGACGTCA ATACTCACAAGTGGTTCACACCCCGAGTGTCAGGGACAGTTCCTGGGGCCCGGGATGGACATTCAGCCTGTGTCCTAGGCAAGATCATGTACATTTTCGGGGGCTACGAGCAGCAG GCGGACTGCTTTTCCAATGACATTCACAAGCTAGATACCAGCACCATGACATGGACTCTTATCTGTACAAAG GGCAATCCTGCACGCTGGAGGGACTTCCACTCAGCCACAATGCTGGGAAGTCACATGTATGTCTTTGGGGGCCGTGCCGACCGCTTtgggccattccattccaacaatGAGATTTACTGCAACCGCATTCGAGTCTTTGACACCAGAACTGAGGCTTGGCTGGACTGTCCCCCGACTCCAGTGCTGCCTGAGGGGCGCCGGAGCCACTCGGCCT tTGGCTACAATGGGGAGCTGTACATCTTTGGTGGCTATAATGCAAGGCTGAACCGGCACTTCCATGACCTCTGGAAGTTTAATCCTG TGTCCTTTACCTGGAAAAAGATTGAACCGAAGGGGAAGGGGCCATGTCCCCGCCGGCGCCAGTGCTGCTGTATTGTTGGTGACAAGATTGTCCTCTTTGGGGGTACCAG TCCATCTCCTGAGGAAGGCCTGGGAGATGAATTTGACCTTATAGATCATTCTGACTTACACATTTTGGACTTTA GCCCTAGTCTGAAGACTCTGTGCAAACTGGCCGTGATTCAGTATAACCTAGACCAGTCCTGTTTGCCTCATGATATCAGGTACAGCGAGTGGTTGGAAGGGAGGGATTGGGGGAGGGTGAGTGAGCAGCACAGGTGTGACCTGATTAGCTTGGTTTCAGTATGGAGGAGACAGACATTTTTGTTCTGCTGGAGATATAGTGTACTTGTGGGAAATGAGATGGAAGGAGGTGAATTGACAGCCATCATATAA
- the KLHDC3 gene encoding kelch domain-containing protein 3 isoform X3, producing MLRWTVHLEGGPRRVNHAAVAVGHRVYSFGGYCSGEDYETLRQIDVHIFNADTHKWFTPRVSGTVPGARDGHSACVLGKIMYIFGGYEQQADCFSNDIHKLDTSTMTWTLICTKGNPARWRDFHSATMLGSHMYVFGGRADRFGPFHSNNEIYCNRIRVFDTRTEAWLDCPPTPVLPEGRRSHSAFGYNGELYIFGGYNARLNRHFHDLWKFNPVSFTWKKIEPKGKGPCPRRRQCCCIVGDKIVLFGGTSPSPEEGLGDEFDLIDHSDLHILDFSPSLKTLCKLAVIQYNLDQSCLPHDIRWELNAMTTNSNISRPIVSSHG from the exons ATGTTACGGTGGACAGTGCACCTGGAGGGCGGGCCCCGCAGGGTGAACCATGCTGCAGTGGCTGTCGGGCATCGGGTATACTCCTTCGGGGGTTACTGCTCTGGTGAAGACTATGAGACACTGCGTCAGATAGATGTGCACATTTTCAATGCAG ATACTCACAAGTGGTTCACACCCCGAGTGTCAGGGACAGTTCCTGGGGCCCGGGATGGACATTCAGCCTGTGTCCTAGGCAAGATCATGTACATTTTCGGGGGCTACGAGCAGCAG GCGGACTGCTTTTCCAATGACATTCACAAGCTAGATACCAGCACCATGACATGGACTCTTATCTGTACAAAG GGCAATCCTGCACGCTGGAGGGACTTCCACTCAGCCACAATGCTGGGAAGTCACATGTATGTCTTTGGGGGCCGTGCCGACCGCTTtgggccattccattccaacaatGAGATTTACTGCAACCGCATTCGAGTCTTTGACACCAGAACTGAGGCTTGGCTGGACTGTCCCCCGACTCCAGTGCTGCCTGAGGGGCGCCGGAGCCACTCGGCCT tTGGCTACAATGGGGAGCTGTACATCTTTGGTGGCTATAATGCAAGGCTGAACCGGCACTTCCATGACCTCTGGAAGTTTAATCCTG TGTCCTTTACCTGGAAAAAGATTGAACCGAAGGGGAAGGGGCCATGTCCCCGCCGGCGCCAGTGCTGCTGTATTGTTGGTGACAAGATTGTCCTCTTTGGGGGTACCAG TCCATCTCCTGAGGAAGGCCTGGGAGATGAATTTGACCTTATAGATCATTCTGACTTACACATTTTGGACTTTA GCCCTAGTCTGAAGACTCTGTGCAAACTGGCCGTGATTCAGTATAACCTAGACCAGTCCTGTTTGCCTCATGATATCAG GTGGGAGCTGAATGCCATGACCACCAACAGCAATATCAGTCGCCCCATCGTCTCCTCCCATGGGTAG
- the KLHDC3 gene encoding kelch domain-containing protein 3 isoform X2 has protein sequence MLRWTVHLEGGPRRVNHAAVAVGHRVYSFGGYCSGEDYETLRQIDVHIFNAVSLRWTKLPPVKSAIRGQAPVVPYMRYGHSTVLIDDTVLLWGGRNDTEGACNVLYAFDVNTHKWFTPRVSGTVPGARDGHSACVLGKIMYIFGGYEQQADCFSNDIHKLDTSTMTWTLICTKGNPARWRDFHSATMLGSHMYVFGGRADRFGPFHSNNEIYCNRIRVFDTRTEAWLDCPPTPVLPEGRRSHSAFGYNGELYIFGGYNARLNRHFHDLWKFNPVSFTWKKIEPKGKGPCPRRRQCCCIVGDKIVLFGGTSPSPEEGLGDEFDLIDHSDLHILDFSPSLKTLCKLAVIQYNLDQSCLPHDIRWELNAMTTNSNISRPIVSSHG, from the exons ATGTTACGGTGGACAGTGCACCTGGAGGGCGGGCCCCGCAGGGTGAACCATGCTGCAGTGGCTGTCGGGCATCGGGTATACTCCTTCGGGGGTTACTGCTCTGGTGAAGACTATGAGACACTGCGTCAGATAGATGTGCACATTTTCAATGCAG TGTCCTTGCGTTGGACAAAGCTGCCCCCGGTGAAGTCTGCCATCCGTGGGCAAGCTCCTGTGGTACCCTACATGCGCTATGGACACTCAACCGTCCTCATCGACGACACGGTCCTCCTTTGGGGCGGGCGGAATGACACCGAAGGGGCCTGCAATGTGCTCTATGCCTTTGACGTCA ATACTCACAAGTGGTTCACACCCCGAGTGTCAGGGACAGTTCCTGGGGCCCGGGATGGACATTCAGCCTGTGTCCTAGGCAAGATCATGTACATTTTCGGGGGCTACGAGCAGCAG GCGGACTGCTTTTCCAATGACATTCACAAGCTAGATACCAGCACCATGACATGGACTCTTATCTGTACAAAG GGCAATCCTGCACGCTGGAGGGACTTCCACTCAGCCACAATGCTGGGAAGTCACATGTATGTCTTTGGGGGCCGTGCCGACCGCTTtgggccattccattccaacaatGAGATTTACTGCAACCGCATTCGAGTCTTTGACACCAGAACTGAGGCTTGGCTGGACTGTCCCCCGACTCCAGTGCTGCCTGAGGGGCGCCGGAGCCACTCGGCCT tTGGCTACAATGGGGAGCTGTACATCTTTGGTGGCTATAATGCAAGGCTGAACCGGCACTTCCATGACCTCTGGAAGTTTAATCCTG TGTCCTTTACCTGGAAAAAGATTGAACCGAAGGGGAAGGGGCCATGTCCCCGCCGGCGCCAGTGCTGCTGTATTGTTGGTGACAAGATTGTCCTCTTTGGGGGTACCAG TCCATCTCCTGAGGAAGGCCTGGGAGATGAATTTGACCTTATAGATCATTCTGACTTACACATTTTGGACTTTA GCCCTAGTCTGAAGACTCTGTGCAAACTGGCCGTGATTCAGTATAACCTAGACCAGTCCTGTTTGCCTCATGATATCAG GTGGGAGCTGAATGCCATGACCACCAACAGCAATATCAGTCGCCCCATCGTCTCCTCCCATGGGTAG
- the RRP36 gene encoding ribosomal RNA processing protein 36 homolog, producing MPGAYWRAAAGAGAGARRPRGARDREEDGGGLEPAAATRDLLRGTSNMSFEELLELQSQVGTKTYKQLVAGNSPKKQGSRPPIQNACVADKHRPLEMSAKIQVPFLRQVVPISKKVARDPRFDDLSGEYNPEVFDKTYQFLNDIRAKEKELVKKQLKKHRSGEEHEKLQQLLQRMEQQEMAQQERKQQQELHLALKQERRAQAQQGHRPYFLKKSEQRQLALAEKFKELKRSKKLENFLSRKRRRNAGKDRRHLPLSKE from the exons ATGCCGGGAGCTTACTGGCGCGCTgcggccggggccggggccggggcccgACGTCCCCGCGGGGCCCGGGACCGCGAGGAGGACGGCGGGGGCCTGGAGCCCGCGGCCGCGACCCGCGACCTATTGAGGG GCACATCTAACATGTCATTTGAAGAGCTGTTGGAATTGCAGAGCCAAGTGGGGACTAAGACGTACAAACAATTGGTAGCTGGAAACAGCCCTAAAAAACAAGGTTCTAGACCACCTATCCAAAATGCATGTGTTGCAGATAAGCACAG gcctctgGAAATGTCAGCCAAGATCCAAGTACCGTTTTTACGTCAGGTTGTTCCCATCAGTAAAAAG GTAGCCCGGGACCCTCGCTTTGATGATCTGTCAGGGGAATATAATCCTGAGGTGTTTGACAAAACATACCAATTCTTGAATGACATCCGAGCGAAAGAGAAAGAG CTTGTGAAAAAACAGTTGAAGAAGCACCGTTCAGGAGAGGAGCATGAGAAACTGCAGCAACTGCTTCAGCGAATG GAGCAGCAAGAAATGGCACAGCAGGAACGAAAGCAACAGCAGGagctgcacctggccctgaagCAAGAACGTCGGGCTCAGGCCCAGCAGGGCCATCGGCCATACTTCCTGAAGAAAT CTGAGCAGCGCCAGTTGGCACTAGCTGAGAAGTTCAAGGAGCTGAAACGCAGCAAGAAATTGGAGAACTTCTTGAGTCGAAAGAGGCGACGAAATGCAGGCAAGGACAGGAGACATCTCCCTTTGAGCAAAGAGTAA